Proteins from one Hydrogenophaga sp. SL48 genomic window:
- a CDS encoding bifunctional aminoglycoside phosphotransferase/ATP-binding protein, with protein MKHALPPLITALLEPARYAGVQAQPVERVELMETHGAWVLLAGDFAYKIKKPVRFPFMDFSTLALRRQSCETEIRVNRRFQNLDRPATQLYLGVLPIVGTPEQPRWGEPGAANAGQAIEFAVQMRRFDEAARLDHLCERGALTPEHMAGLARRMATFQARAAVAGNGDPWGHAAAAMRWPRDNFSTLRTALADPADAALVRELSDWTEQRFNAIEPLLSRRRQKGRVREGHGDLHLANLVLVEDEVLPFDAIEFNDALRWIDVASDMAFAWMDLLSHGRPGLANSLLSAWIDDSGDVSAPTVWAFFASYRAGVRAKVAAIRLGQLGGTGPDAEVSPVAAASLAETRRYLALARDIAHPPTPQLVITHGLSGSGKTWASGRWLAAETSGRAIRLRSDVERKRLHGLSALAASGSGLNAGLYSPQAHGDTYASLLSRARLLLADGWTVLVDAAFLRAAERADFAALAQGAGVPFHILACEAPVAVLRARIAERQARGADASEATVAVLEQQLGWLEPLTVDERAVVLRP; from the coding sequence ATGAAACACGCGCTGCCGCCCCTGATCACCGCCCTGCTGGAGCCGGCGCGGTACGCCGGCGTGCAGGCGCAGCCGGTGGAACGCGTGGAGCTGATGGAAACGCACGGCGCCTGGGTGCTGCTGGCGGGCGACTTCGCCTACAAAATCAAGAAGCCGGTGCGTTTCCCCTTCATGGACTTCAGCACCCTGGCCCTGCGCCGCCAGTCGTGCGAGACCGAGATCCGGGTGAACCGGCGCTTCCAGAACCTCGACCGACCCGCCACCCAGCTCTACCTGGGCGTGTTGCCCATCGTGGGCACGCCCGAACAGCCGCGCTGGGGCGAACCCGGCGCGGCCAACGCGGGGCAGGCGATCGAGTTCGCGGTGCAGATGCGCCGCTTCGACGAGGCCGCCCGGCTGGACCACCTGTGCGAGCGCGGCGCGCTCACGCCCGAGCACATGGCCGGGCTGGCGCGGCGCATGGCGACGTTTCAGGCCCGGGCCGCCGTGGCCGGCAACGGCGACCCCTGGGGCCACGCGGCGGCGGCCATGCGCTGGCCGCGCGACAACTTCAGCACCCTGCGCACGGCCCTGGCCGACCCCGCCGACGCCGCCCTGGTGCGCGAGTTGAGCGACTGGACCGAGCAGCGCTTCAACGCCATCGAGCCGCTGCTCTCGCGGCGGCGCCAGAAGGGCCGCGTGCGCGAGGGCCACGGCGACCTGCACCTGGCCAACCTCGTGCTGGTCGAGGACGAGGTGCTGCCGTTTGACGCCATCGAGTTCAACGACGCGCTGCGCTGGATCGACGTGGCCAGCGACATGGCCTTTGCCTGGATGGACCTGCTGAGCCACGGCCGCCCCGGCCTGGCCAACAGCTTGCTGAGCGCCTGGATCGACGACAGCGGCGATGTGTCGGCGCCCACGGTGTGGGCCTTCTTCGCCAGCTACCGCGCCGGGGTGCGCGCCAAGGTGGCGGCGATCCGGCTGGGGCAGCTGGGCGGCACGGGTCCGGATGCGGAGGTGTCGCCCGTGGCCGCCGCGAGCCTGGCCGAAACGCGGCGCTACCTGGCGCTGGCGCGCGACATCGCCCACCCGCCCACGCCGCAACTGGTCATCACCCACGGTCTCTCGGGCAGCGGAAAGACCTGGGCCTCCGGCCGCTGGCTCGCCGCCGAAACCAGCGGGCGCGCGATCCGCCTGCGCTCCGACGTGGAGCGCAAGCGCCTGCACGGCCTGAGCGCGCTGGCGGCCAGCGGCTCGGGCCTGAACGCCGGGCTCTACAGCCCGCAGGCGCACGGCGACACCTACGCCTCGCTGCTGTCGCGCGCGCGCCTGCTGCTGGCCGACGGCTGGACGGTGCTGGTGGACGCGGCCTTTCTGCGCGCGGCCGAACGCGCCGACTTCGCGGCGCTGGCGCAGGGCGCGGGCGTGCCGTTTCACATCCTCGCCTGCGAGGCGCCGGTGGCCGTGCTGCGCGCGCGCATCGCCGAGCGGCAGGCGCGCGGGGCCGATGCCTCCGAGGCGACGGTGGCGGTGCTGGAGCAGCAGCTGGGCTGGCTGGAGCCGCTGACGGTGGACGAGCGGGCGGTGGTGCTCAGGCCTTGA
- a CDS encoding AMP-binding protein has product MNLAHLLERAALQHPARPAIFSGTRCVATHSDWALRAARVGAHLRAAGLAPGDRVVIFMRNHPRYLELMFGAWWAGLVVVPVNAKLHLKEVQWIVENAAARWAFVTSDVAPDPAALTGLDGVMDADSAACTAWLEGGEGLPAIEERAAEDTAWLFYTSGTTGRPKGVMLTHRNLMTMGLTYFNDVDHVDPQDAIAYAAPMSHGAGIYAIPHLMAGARHVVPASGGFDAAELFDLGRALGPLSLFAAPTIVKRIVDEAEAAGLSPEQCGQSFKTIVYGGAPMYAADIQRALRVMGPRFVQIYGQGESPMVGTALSRAHLADASHPRHAERLASVGVAQTPVRIRVAGPDGEPLPAGEVGEVLIQGDSVMAGYWRNPEATAAALRDGWLWTGDMGALDADGFLTLKDRSKDLIISGGSNIYPREVEEVLLTAPGVAEVAVVGAPDPEWGEIVVAFVVPQPGAALDAKVLDTFCLDQIARFKRPKRYEIVDALPKNNYGKVLKTVLRERLAVDT; this is encoded by the coding sequence ATGAACCTTGCCCACCTGCTCGAGCGCGCAGCGCTTCAACACCCCGCGCGGCCCGCGATCTTCAGCGGCACCCGGTGCGTGGCCACCCACAGCGACTGGGCGTTGCGTGCCGCGCGAGTGGGCGCTCACCTGCGAGCTGCCGGCCTGGCGCCCGGCGACCGCGTCGTGATCTTCATGCGCAACCACCCGCGCTACCTGGAGCTGATGTTCGGCGCCTGGTGGGCCGGCTTGGTGGTGGTGCCGGTCAACGCCAAGCTGCACCTGAAAGAGGTGCAGTGGATCGTGGAGAACGCGGCCGCGCGCTGGGCTTTCGTGACGTCCGATGTGGCGCCCGACCCGGCCGCACTCACGGGGCTGGACGGCGTGATGGACGCCGACTCCGCCGCCTGCACCGCCTGGCTGGAAGGCGGTGAGGGCCTGCCCGCCATCGAAGAACGCGCCGCCGAAGACACCGCCTGGCTCTTCTACACCAGCGGCACCACCGGCCGGCCCAAGGGCGTGATGCTCACGCACCGCAACTTGATGACCATGGGGCTGACCTATTTCAACGACGTTGACCACGTTGACCCGCAAGACGCCATCGCCTACGCCGCGCCCATGTCGCACGGCGCCGGCATCTACGCCATCCCGCACCTCATGGCCGGCGCGCGCCACGTGGTGCCCGCCTCGGGCGGGTTCGATGCGGCCGAGCTGTTCGACCTAGGCCGCGCGCTCGGGCCGCTCTCCCTGTTCGCCGCGCCCACCATCGTCAAACGCATCGTGGACGAAGCCGAAGCGGCGGGGCTGTCGCCCGAACAGTGCGGCCAAAGCTTCAAGACCATCGTCTACGGCGGCGCCCCCATGTACGCGGCCGACATCCAGCGCGCCCTGCGTGTGATGGGCCCGCGCTTCGTGCAGATCTACGGCCAGGGCGAAAGCCCCATGGTCGGCACCGCGCTCAGCCGCGCGCACCTGGCCGACGCAAGCCACCCGCGCCACGCCGAGCGCCTGGCCTCCGTGGGCGTGGCGCAGACCCCCGTGCGCATCCGCGTCGCGGGGCCGGACGGCGAGCCGCTGCCTGCAGGCGAGGTGGGCGAAGTGCTGATCCAGGGCGACAGCGTCATGGCCGGCTACTGGCGCAACCCCGAAGCCACCGCCGCCGCCCTGCGCGACGGCTGGCTCTGGACCGGCGACATGGGCGCGCTCGACGCCGACGGCTTCTTGACCCTCAAGGACCGCAGCAAGGACCTCATCATCAGCGGCGGCAGCAACATCTACCCGCGCGAGGTGGAGGAGGTGCTGCTCACCGCGCCCGGCGTGGCCGAGGTGGCCGTGGTCGGCGCACCCGACCCGGAGTGGGGCGAAATCGTGGTCGCCTTCGTGGTGCCGCAGCCTGGGGCGGCGCTGGATGCCAAGGTGCTCGACACCTTCTGCCTCGACCAGATCGCCCGCTTCAAGCGGCCCAAACGCTACGAGATCGTGGACGCGCTGCCCAAGAACAACTACGGCAAGGTGTTGAAGACGGTGCTGCGCGAGCGCTTGGCCGTCGACACCTGA
- the vapC gene encoding type II toxin-antitoxin system tRNA(fMet)-specific endonuclease VapC — protein MLKYLLDTNIVIYVIKRRPVEVMGVFNENAGRMAISAITLSELYHGAEKSAKVAQNLAVVEEFASLLEVLPYGAKASQHYGALRAELEKAGRPIGVNDLHIAAHARSEGLTLVTNNVGEFERVPGLLLENWVGS, from the coding sequence ATGCTCAAGTACCTGCTCGACACCAACATCGTCATCTACGTCATCAAGCGCCGGCCAGTGGAGGTGATGGGGGTGTTCAATGAGAACGCAGGGCGCATGGCGATCTCGGCCATCACCCTGAGCGAGCTGTACCACGGTGCGGAGAAGAGCGCCAAGGTGGCGCAGAACCTGGCCGTGGTGGAAGAGTTCGCCAGCCTGCTGGAGGTGCTGCCATACGGCGCCAAGGCCTCGCAGCACTATGGCGCTCTCCGCGCCGAGCTGGAAAAGGCCGGACGCCCCATCGGCGTCAATGACCTGCACATCGCGGCACACGCCCGCAGCGAAGGCCTGACCCTGGTCACCAACAATGTCGGCGAGTTCGAACGGGTGCCGGGTCTGCTGCTGGAGAACTGGGTCGGGTCTTGA
- the vapB gene encoding type II toxin-antitoxin system VapB family antitoxin, with amino-acid sequence MSITTVFTNNRSQAVRLPADVRLPEGVKKVQVRARGMDRIISPVGHTWDAFFLNGPMASDDFMAERAVQAQAERESF; translated from the coding sequence ATGAGCATCACCACCGTCTTCACCAACAACCGCTCGCAGGCCGTGCGCCTGCCGGCGGACGTGCGCTTGCCTGAGGGGGTCAAGAAAGTGCAGGTCCGGGCGCGTGGCATGGACCGCATCATTTCACCAGTTGGCCACACCTGGGATGCGTTTTTTCTGAACGGACCGATGGCTTCCGACGATTTCATGGCCGAACGCGCCGTCCAGGCGCAGGCCGAGCGAGAGTCGTTCTGA
- a CDS encoding NAD(P)H-dependent oxidoreductase: MKRIFILNGHPAERSLSRTLVEAYADAARAAGHEVRLTHLHDLAFDADFGRGNFEQPKPLEPALEQLLQDLSWSEHFMMSTPMWWGGLPAKLKGLFDRALLPGRAFDTRKKSLLGLPLPMLTGRSARVVITSDTPGWFMRLAYKNALIWQLRRQILEFVGLKPTRLTHLGPASEAKPEQVQRWVKQIQDLGAQAA, from the coding sequence GTGAAACGCATCTTCATTCTCAACGGCCACCCGGCCGAACGTTCGTTGTCCCGCACGCTGGTGGAGGCCTATGCCGACGCGGCGCGCGCGGCCGGGCACGAGGTTCGCCTCACGCACCTGCACGACCTGGCCTTCGATGCCGACTTCGGCAGGGGCAACTTCGAGCAACCCAAGCCGCTGGAGCCCGCGCTGGAGCAACTGCTGCAAGACCTGTCGTGGAGCGAGCATTTCATGATGTCCACGCCCATGTGGTGGGGCGGGCTGCCCGCCAAGCTCAAGGGCCTGTTTGACCGGGCGCTGCTGCCGGGCCGGGCCTTCGACACCCGCAAGAAGAGCCTGCTCGGCCTGCCGTTGCCGATGCTGACGGGGCGCAGCGCGCGCGTGGTCATCACCTCCGACACCCCGGGCTGGTTCATGCGGCTGGCCTACAAGAACGCCCTGATCTGGCAGCTGCGCCGGCAGATCCTGGAGTTCGTCGGCCTCAAGCCCACCCGGCTGACGCACCTCGGCCCGGCCAGCGAGGCCAAGCCCGAGCAGGTGCAGCGCTGGGTGAAGCAGATCCAGGACCTGGGCGCGCAGGCGGCTTGA
- a CDS encoding TetR/AcrR family transcriptional regulator, whose amino-acid sequence MKKAVQQRTLETRSRLTSVADQLVADKGFEALRIEETVQAAGVAKGTFFAHFKDKDELMDLLIGQRIETLLDGMAAEPAPRDADQLAQRLMPLVELMSSERYVFDLIMRRSGAMAVEEIGPIASTFGRLGELMGQWLAQGSFRKDVPLEILVEGVEAFLVQTLALNFCALHKEKSMKARLQPYLRAWLAPVAG is encoded by the coding sequence ATGAAAAAAGCCGTCCAGCAGCGCACCCTGGAAACCCGCTCCCGACTGACCTCGGTGGCGGATCAACTCGTCGCCGACAAGGGCTTTGAGGCCCTGCGCATCGAAGAAACCGTGCAAGCCGCGGGCGTGGCCAAAGGCACGTTCTTTGCCCATTTCAAGGACAAAGACGAGTTGATGGACCTGCTCATCGGCCAGCGCATCGAAACCCTGCTCGACGGCATGGCCGCCGAACCCGCGCCGCGCGACGCGGACCAGCTCGCCCAGCGCCTGATGCCGCTGGTGGAGCTGATGTCGTCAGAACGCTATGTGTTCGACCTCATCATGCGGCGCTCGGGCGCCATGGCCGTGGAAGAGATCGGCCCCATTGCCAGCACCTTCGGCCGACTGGGCGAGCTCATGGGCCAGTGGCTGGCCCAGGGATCGTTCCGCAAAGACGTGCCTCTCGAGATCCTTGTTGAAGGCGTGGAGGCCTTTCTGGTGCAGACCCTGGCTCTGAACTTCTGCGCCCTGCACAAAGAGAAGTCCATGAAGGCCCGGTTGCAGCCTTATCTACGCGCTTGGTTGGCGCCTGTGGCGGGTTGA
- a CDS encoding GNAT family N-acetyltransferase — MNDAQPRPFHIRIDRELTHPQVIALLEEHLAGMRAESPPECVFALDLDGLRRPEITFLTAWRRAPSDSHGDADGELLAMGAIKELAPTTATEGGHGELKSMRTSARHLRQGAAQAILTELLAIARQRGYARVSLETGSTPAFEPAMAMYRRFGFVECGPFADYREDPFSRFMTLPFVQ; from the coding sequence ATGAACGACGCACAGCCGCGCCCGTTCCACATCCGCATCGACCGCGAACTCACGCACCCGCAGGTGATCGCCCTGCTGGAGGAGCACCTCGCCGGCATGCGCGCCGAGTCGCCGCCCGAGTGCGTGTTCGCGCTGGACCTCGACGGCCTGCGCCGGCCGGAGATCACGTTCCTGACCGCCTGGCGCCGCGCGCCTTCTGATTCACACGGCGACGCCGACGGCGAACTGCTCGCCATGGGCGCCATCAAGGAACTGGCGCCCACCACCGCCACCGAGGGAGGGCACGGCGAACTCAAGTCCATGCGCACCAGCGCGCGCCACCTGCGCCAGGGCGCCGCCCAAGCCATCCTCACCGAACTGCTTGCGATTGCACGGCAACGCGGGTACGCGCGGGTGAGCCTGGAAACCGGCAGCACGCCGGCGTTTGAACCGGCGATGGCGATGTACCGGCGGTTCGGGTTTGTGGAATGCGGGCCGTTTGCGGATTACCGGGAGGATCCGTTCAGTCGGTTTATGACGCTGCCGTTTGTTCAATGA
- a CDS encoding putative motility protein, producing the protein MDVSPALLVDRVLQTRNSQTTQEVQINVLKKAMDMQESASAALLNAVAGNLPLAGSGSVGTQVNTMA; encoded by the coding sequence ATGGATGTCTCACCCGCCTTGCTCGTGGACCGCGTGCTTCAGACGCGCAACAGCCAGACCACGCAAGAAGTGCAAATCAACGTGCTGAAAAAAGCCATGGACATGCAGGAGTCGGCGTCGGCGGCGTTGCTGAACGCGGTGGCGGGCAATCTGCCGCTGGCGGGCAGCGGGTCGGTGGGGACGCAGGTCAACACGATGGCGTGA
- a CDS encoding MFS transporter yields MNSSLPSPSATPAKATRREWWGLAMIALPCLVYAMDLTVLNLAVPALSRALVPSASQLLWIIDIYGFFVAGFLITMGTLGDRIGRRRLLLIGAAFFAVASVMAAFARTPAELIVLRALLGIAGATLAPSTLSLIRNMFHDETQRQFAIGVWITAFSVGSAIGPLVGGWLLEHFWWGSVFLPAVPVMALLLVLGPRLLPEYRDENAGRIDAPSVLLSLSAVLSLIYAVKAMAEHGPSWGRLALLVAGLALGVAFVRRQKRIDYPLLELRLFAIPSFRTAIMAYGLSCLAMFGIYIFIAQHLQMVLALSPLQAGWATVPWAGGFVFGSMVLAPWLARRFGPGPVMVWCLAAAAAGMLMMVWADGPWALWVLVAGMVVVSLGMAPVFAIGTEQIITSAPPERAGAASAIAETSSEFCGALGIALFGSAGTLIYRQQLAQAGGESLPPEAMATLGGALAVAERLPAEAAQALTLMARAAFTDALQFTALAGSALVLLASVLAARMLRRR; encoded by the coding sequence ATGAACTCCTCTCTTCCTTCCCCCTCTGCAACGCCCGCCAAAGCCACCCGCCGCGAGTGGTGGGGCCTGGCCATGATCGCCCTGCCCTGCCTGGTCTACGCCATGGACCTCACGGTGCTCAACCTGGCCGTGCCCGCGCTCAGCCGGGCGCTGGTACCCAGCGCCTCACAACTGCTGTGGATCATCGACATCTACGGGTTCTTCGTCGCCGGCTTCCTGATCACCATGGGCACGCTGGGCGACCGCATCGGGCGCCGCCGCCTGCTGCTGATCGGCGCGGCCTTCTTCGCCGTGGCCTCGGTGATGGCCGCGTTCGCGCGCACGCCCGCCGAGCTGATCGTGCTGCGCGCGCTGCTGGGCATCGCCGGTGCCACGCTCGCGCCGTCCACGCTCTCGCTGATTCGCAACATGTTTCACGACGAGACGCAGCGCCAGTTCGCCATCGGCGTGTGGATCACCGCCTTCTCGGTCGGCAGCGCCATCGGCCCGCTGGTGGGCGGCTGGCTGCTGGAGCACTTCTGGTGGGGCTCGGTGTTCCTGCCCGCCGTGCCGGTGATGGCCCTGCTGCTGGTCCTCGGGCCGCGCCTGCTGCCCGAGTACCGCGATGAAAACGCCGGCCGCATCGACGCGCCGAGCGTGCTGCTATCGCTGTCCGCCGTGCTCAGCCTGATCTACGCCGTCAAGGCCATGGCCGAACACGGGCCGAGCTGGGGGCGGCTGGCGTTGCTGGTCGCCGGGCTGGCCCTCGGCGTGGCGTTCGTGCGGCGCCAGAAGCGCATTGACTACCCGCTGCTCGAACTGCGGCTGTTTGCCATCCCCAGCTTCCGCACGGCCATCATGGCCTACGGGCTGTCGTGCCTGGCGATGTTCGGCATCTACATCTTCATCGCCCAGCACCTGCAGATGGTGCTGGCGCTCTCGCCGCTGCAGGCCGGCTGGGCCACGGTGCCGTGGGCGGGCGGCTTCGTGTTCGGCTCCATGGTGCTGGCGCCCTGGCTGGCGCGGCGCTTCGGGCCCGGGCCGGTGATGGTGTGGTGCCTTGCGGCGGCGGCGGCAGGCATGCTGATGATGGTGTGGGCCGACGGCCCCTGGGCGCTGTGGGTGCTGGTGGCCGGCATGGTCGTGGTCAGCCTGGGCATGGCGCCGGTGTTCGCCATCGGCACCGAACAGATCATCACCTCGGCCCCTCCCGAACGCGCGGGCGCCGCCTCGGCCATCGCTGAAACCAGCTCGGAATTCTGTGGCGCGCTGGGCATCGCACTGTTTGGCAGCGCGGGCACGCTGATCTACCGCCAGCAGCTCGCGCAGGCCGGCGGCGAAAGCCTGCCTCCGGAAGCCATGGCCACTCTGGGCGGCGCCCTCGCGGTGGCCGAACGCCTGCCCGCCGAAGCGGCGCAAGCGCTGACCCTCATGGCCCGCGCCGCCTTCACCGACGCGTTGCAGTTCACCGCGCTCGCGGGAAGCGCGCTGGTGCTGCTGGCCAGCGTGCTGGCGGCGCGGATGTTGCGGCGGCGCTAG
- a CDS encoding low molecular weight protein tyrosine phosphatase family protein codes for MPSDRLNVLFVCSRNQWRSPTAERVWRRHPGLNVRSGGTSPNARHTVSADDIQWADVIFVMEHKHKSRLAAEFTGWLAHKPVHVLDIPDEYKYMDPELVELLEQSVGGILNIE; via the coding sequence ATGCCTTCTGACCGCCTCAACGTGCTCTTCGTCTGCAGCCGCAACCAGTGGCGCAGCCCCACCGCCGAGCGCGTCTGGCGCCGGCACCCGGGGCTCAACGTGCGCTCGGGCGGCACCAGCCCCAACGCCCGCCACACCGTCTCGGCAGACGACATCCAGTGGGCCGACGTGATCTTCGTGATGGAGCACAAACACAAGTCGCGGCTCGCAGCCGAATTCACCGGCTGGCTGGCCCACAAGCCGGTTCACGTGCTCGACATCCCCGACGAGTACAAGTACATGGACCCCGAGCTGGTCGAGCTGCTGGAGCAGTCGGTCGGCGGCATCCTGAACATCGAATGA
- a CDS encoding EmrE family multidrug efflux SMR transporter codes for MKTAYLYLGAAIVAEVIATSLLKSSEGFTRWWPSVATVVGYAVAFYCLAQTLGTIPTGVAYAIWSGVGIVLISLIGWVVFKQTLDTPALLGMGLIVAGVLVINLFSRSVAH; via the coding sequence ATGAAAACCGCTTACCTCTACCTCGGCGCCGCCATCGTGGCCGAGGTGATCGCCACCAGCCTGCTCAAGTCCTCCGAAGGTTTCACGCGATGGTGGCCGAGCGTGGCGACGGTGGTCGGTTACGCGGTGGCGTTTTACTGCCTGGCGCAGACGCTGGGCACGATCCCGACGGGCGTGGCCTACGCGATCTGGTCGGGCGTGGGCATCGTGCTGATCTCGCTGATCGGCTGGGTGGTGTTCAAGCAGACGCTGGACACGCCGGCCCTGCTGGGCATGGGGCTGATCGTGGCGGGCGTGCTGGTGATCAACCTGTTTTCTCGCTCGGTGGCGCACTGA
- a CDS encoding ammonium transporter: MDALKQGADALFILLGGIMVLAMHAGFAFLELGTVRQKNQVNALVKILVDFSVSTIAYFVVGYGVAYGASFFVGAETLAQKNGYELVKFFFLLTFAAAIPAIISGGIAERAKFWPQLIATAVIVGLVYPFFEGIAWNGHFGVQAWITATTGFAFHDFAGSVVVHAVGGWIALPAVIFLGARANRYRKDGGVSAHPPSSIPFLALGAWILCVGWFGFNVMSAQTLDKISGLVAVNSLMAMVGGTLAALIAGKNDPGFVHNGPLAGLVAVCAGSDLMHPLGALVVGAVAGALFVGMFTLTQNRWKIDDVLGVWPLHGLCGTWGGLAAGLFGQQALGGLGGVSFTAQLMGTTLGVAWALFGGVVVYGTLRAVMGLRLSPEEEYDGADLTIHKISATPDREVSW; this comes from the coding sequence ATGGACGCACTCAAACAGGGCGCCGATGCCTTGTTCATCCTGCTCGGCGGCATCATGGTCCTGGCCATGCACGCCGGGTTCGCCTTCCTCGAACTCGGCACGGTTCGCCAGAAGAACCAGGTCAACGCCCTGGTCAAGATCCTGGTGGACTTCTCGGTCTCCACCATCGCCTACTTCGTGGTTGGCTACGGCGTGGCCTACGGCGCCTCGTTCTTCGTGGGCGCCGAAACGCTGGCGCAGAAAAACGGCTACGAGCTCGTCAAGTTCTTCTTCCTGCTCACCTTCGCCGCCGCCATCCCCGCGATCATCTCCGGCGGCATCGCCGAGCGCGCCAAGTTCTGGCCGCAGCTGATCGCCACCGCCGTCATCGTCGGCCTGGTCTACCCCTTCTTTGAGGGCATCGCCTGGAACGGCCACTTCGGCGTGCAGGCCTGGATCACCGCCACCACCGGCTTCGCCTTCCACGACTTCGCAGGCTCCGTGGTGGTGCACGCGGTGGGGGGCTGGATCGCGCTGCCCGCGGTCATCTTCCTGGGCGCCCGCGCCAACCGCTACCGCAAGGACGGCGGTGTGTCGGCCCACCCGCCATCGAGCATCCCCTTCCTCGCGCTGGGCGCGTGGATCCTCTGCGTGGGCTGGTTCGGCTTCAACGTGATGAGCGCGCAGACGCTGGACAAGATCTCCGGCCTGGTCGCGGTCAACTCGCTCATGGCCATGGTCGGCGGCACGCTGGCCGCGCTGATCGCCGGCAAGAACGACCCCGGCTTCGTGCACAACGGCCCGCTGGCCGGACTGGTGGCCGTGTGCGCGGGTTCCGACCTGATGCACCCGCTGGGCGCGCTGGTGGTGGGTGCGGTGGCGGGCGCGTTGTTCGTGGGCATGTTCACGCTGACGCAGAACCGCTGGAAGATCGACGATGTGCTGGGTGTCTGGCCGCTGCACGGTCTGTGTGGCACCTGGGGCGGCCTCGCGGCCGGGCTCTTCGGCCAGCAGGCGCTCGGCGGTCTGGGCGGTGTGAGCTTCACGGCGCAACTGATGGGCACCACCCTGGGCGTGGCCTGGGCGCTGTTCGGTGGCGTGGTGGTCTACGGCACGCTCAGGGCGGTCATGGGCCTGCGCCTGAGCCCGGAAGAAGAATACGACGGCGCCGACCTGACCATCCACAAGATCAGCGCCACGCCGGACCGGGAAGTGAGCTGGTAG
- a CDS encoding Crp/Fnr family transcriptional regulator, with protein MSPKPPPHPRQNHLLAALSPEVQDRLFPYLELVALPLRALMYESGRPMRHVYFPTDAIVSLQYVMENGASTAILVVGNEGLLGITLFMGGESTPSRSVVQSAGHAYRLPRSRVKEEFKRHGELLVLMLRYTQALITQVAQTAVCNRHHAIDQQLCRWLLLSMDRLSNNHLTMTQEFIANMLGVRREGVTQAALKLQQLGVISYSRGLIKVLDRPQLEALSCECYAVVKKETDVLLHYLPQRQVIKDATTIPTVTLPTGSAVVSA; from the coding sequence ATGTCCCCCAAGCCCCCGCCTCATCCCCGCCAGAACCACCTGCTGGCCGCCTTGTCACCCGAGGTGCAAGACCGGCTGTTTCCCTACCTGGAACTGGTGGCGCTGCCGCTGCGGGCGCTCATGTACGAATCGGGGCGCCCCATGCGCCACGTCTACTTTCCCACCGACGCCATCGTCTCGCTGCAGTACGTGATGGAAAACGGTGCGTCCACCGCGATCCTCGTGGTGGGCAATGAAGGCCTGCTGGGCATCACGCTGTTCATGGGCGGCGAGAGCACGCCCAGCCGTTCGGTGGTGCAGAGCGCCGGTCATGCCTACCGCCTGCCCCGGTCGCGGGTCAAGGAAGAATTCAAGCGCCACGGCGAGCTGCTGGTGCTGATGCTGCGCTACACGCAGGCACTGATCACGCAGGTTGCCCAGACCGCCGTGTGCAACCGCCACCACGCCATCGACCAGCAACTCTGCCGCTGGCTGTTGCTGTCGATGGACCGCCTGTCGAACAACCACCTGACGATGACCCAGGAGTTCATCGCCAACATGCTCGGCGTTCGCCGCGAGGGCGTGACGCAAGCGGCGCTGAAGTTGCAGCAGCTCGGGGTGATTTCGTACTCCCGCGGTCTGATCAAGGTCCTCGACCGGCCCCAGCTCGAAGCCCTCAGCTGCGAGTGCTACGCCGTGGTCAAGAAGGAAACCGACGTGCTGCTGCATTACCTGCCGCAGCGTCAGGTGATCAAGGACGCCACCACCATCCCGACGGTGACGCTCCCCACCGGCAGCGCTGTCGTGTCGGCCTGA
- a CDS encoding bacteriohemerythrin encodes MDTTATPEAPISAATGLTWNPQLRTGDDRMDDTHEEFVDMLNRLLATPPAEQLPLYREFVAHTVEHFAQEERWMLATGFSADNCHASHHATILETLNAVVDHFQQGDTEIINRLAEALVEWFPQHAASMDAGLALHMKDVGFDSRTETLADPDRVKPATMSGCGSVSCS; translated from the coding sequence ATGGACACCACCGCCACCCCAGAAGCCCCGATCTCGGCCGCCACCGGCCTGACCTGGAACCCCCAGCTGCGCACCGGCGATGACCGCATGGACGACACCCACGAAGAGTTCGTGGACATGCTCAACCGGCTGCTGGCCACGCCGCCTGCTGAGCAACTGCCGCTCTACCGCGAGTTCGTGGCGCACACGGTCGAGCACTTCGCGCAGGAAGAGCGCTGGATGCTGGCCACCGGCTTCTCGGCCGACAACTGCCACGCCTCGCACCACGCCACGATCCTGGAAACCCTCAACGCCGTGGTCGACCACTTTCAGCAGGGCGACACCGAGATCATCAACCGCCTGGCCGAGGCCCTCGTCGAATGGTTCCCGCAGCACGCCGCCAGCATGGACGCCGGCCTGGCCCTGCACATGAAGGACGTGGGCTTCGACAGCCGCACCGAAACCCTGGCCGACCCGGACCGCGTCAAGCCCGCCACCATGAGTGGCTGCGGCAGCGTCAGCTGCAGCTGA